A stretch of Arthrobacter sunyaminii DNA encodes these proteins:
- a CDS encoding ribonuclease J, whose product MIETADSVLRTPPALAEDTLRIVPLGGLGEIGRNMAVFEINGKLLIVDCGVLFPEENQPGVDLILPDFSYIEDRLDDVVGVVLTHGHEDHIGAVPYLLRLKQDIPLIGSQLTLALVEAKLQEHRIKPFSFTVTEGQVEQFGPFECEFVAVNHSIPDALAVFIRTAGGTVLHTGDFKMDQLPLDGRITDLRAFARLGQEGVDLYMADSTNADVPGFTTAEREIGPVLEALFGKVKKRIIVASFSSHIHRVQQVLDAAAVHNRKVCFVGRSMVRNMAIAEKLGYLNVPDGILVDLKNVDDLPDDRLVLMSTGSQGEPMAALSRMANGDHRIRVGRGDTVILASSLIPGNENAVFRVINGLMKLGADVVHKGNAKIHVSGHASAGELLYTYNILKPKNAMPVHGETRHLIANGKLAEATGVPAENVILADDGTVVDLRDGKASVVGAVECGFVYVDGSSVGEITDTDIKDRVILGEEGFISVITVVNRSTGTIVSGPEIHARGFAEGDAVFDEIKPKISQALEEAVTSNKDHTTYQLQQVVRRVVGTWVNRRLRRRPMIVPVVLEA is encoded by the coding sequence ATGATCGAAACAGCGGATTCCGTCCTGAGAACCCCGCCGGCCCTGGCAGAGGACACCCTGCGGATCGTTCCGCTGGGCGGCCTTGGCGAGATCGGCCGCAACATGGCCGTCTTTGAGATCAACGGCAAGCTGCTGATCGTGGACTGCGGCGTCCTCTTTCCGGAAGAGAACCAGCCGGGCGTGGACCTGATCCTGCCGGACTTCTCCTACATAGAAGACCGGCTGGACGACGTCGTGGGCGTGGTTCTTACCCACGGCCACGAGGACCACATCGGTGCGGTTCCGTACCTGCTGCGGCTGAAGCAGGACATTCCGCTCATTGGTTCCCAGCTGACCCTGGCCCTGGTGGAGGCCAAGCTGCAGGAACACCGCATCAAGCCGTTCAGCTTCACGGTTACTGAGGGGCAGGTGGAACAGTTCGGGCCGTTCGAGTGCGAATTCGTGGCCGTGAACCACTCCATTCCGGATGCCCTGGCCGTGTTCATCCGCACCGCCGGCGGAACGGTCCTGCACACCGGCGACTTCAAGATGGACCAGCTGCCGCTGGACGGCCGGATCACTGACCTGCGGGCCTTTGCCCGGCTGGGACAGGAGGGCGTGGACCTTTACATGGCGGACTCCACCAACGCCGATGTTCCGGGGTTCACCACGGCTGAGCGGGAAATCGGCCCGGTGCTGGAGGCCCTGTTCGGCAAGGTGAAGAAACGCATCATTGTTGCGTCCTTCTCTTCGCATATCCACCGGGTCCAGCAGGTCCTGGACGCGGCAGCCGTGCATAACCGCAAGGTCTGCTTCGTGGGCCGGTCCATGGTGCGCAACATGGCCATTGCCGAGAAACTCGGGTACCTCAACGTCCCGGACGGCATCCTGGTGGATCTCAAGAATGTCGATGACTTGCCCGATGACCGGCTCGTGCTGATGTCCACCGGATCCCAGGGGGAGCCGATGGCTGCCCTGTCCCGCATGGCCAACGGCGATCACCGGATCCGGGTGGGAAGGGGAGACACCGTCATCCTGGCCTCGTCCCTGATACCCGGCAATGAAAATGCCGTCTTCCGGGTCATCAACGGCCTGATGAAGCTCGGCGCCGACGTGGTGCACAAGGGCAACGCCAAGATCCACGTTTCAGGACACGCCTCGGCCGGCGAACTGCTGTACACCTACAACATTCTCAAGCCGAAAAACGCCATGCCCGTCCACGGGGAGACCCGGCACCTGATCGCCAACGGCAAGCTCGCCGAAGCAACGGGCGTGCCCGCGGAGAACGTGATCCTGGCCGATGACGGAACAGTGGTGGACCTGCGCGACGGGAAAGCCAGCGTGGTGGGCGCCGTGGAGTGCGGCTTCGTCTATGTGGACGGCTCCAGCGTCGGCGAGATCACCGACACCGACATCAAGGACCGTGTCATCCTCGGCGAGGAAGGCTTCATCTCCGTTATCACCGTGGTCAACCGCAGCACCGGCACCATTGTCTCCGGTCCGGAGATCCACGCCCGGGGCTTCGCGGAAGGCGACGCGGTGTTCGACGAAATCAAGCCCAAGATCAGCCAGGCGCTGGAAGAAGCGGTGACCTCCAACAAGGACCACACCACGTACCAGCTGCAGCAGGTGGTCCGCCGCGTGGTGGGGACCTGGGTCAACCGGCGCCTGCGCCGGCGCCCGATGATCGTTCCGGTGGTCCTGGAAGCCTGA
- a CDS encoding FtsK/SpoIIIE family DNA translocase: MATRTSPAARGGASGRTTSRNAGGTSGKSSGKTQPRGKATGRSGTAGKAQADAEQVPLPLRAVQGAWMAVARLAGAGIRKLGADVSPDRDIRRDGTGFFLILTALAVATVEWWALRGPVADIIHAGAAGTFGWMAVVVPFLLLTGAVRLFRYPERHRANSRISIGLTLILFAGSGITHIVGGSPALSDGFDRLWASGGIVGFLVAGPLSAALTAWPVAILLGFLVFVGLLIITATPFRHIPLRLRGLYEHLMGQDLAPDDPEAHDQSYLYERDRRPAKAPKKKSRMFGRNAEAGEEIPVEGFAGDEAFERAVLADEDEEAAAAAKAEPAVPPGVRRPTRSELATQKIRREQGLPVDNVFDGAEPPTEAIAMVPEAAETLAAPVLPAVPPVPARTVRNLTPATPIPQRTEQLQLSGDVTYTLPPSEFLPAGPPAKERSEANDAVVDALTNTLDQFKVEAHVTGFSRGPTVTRYEIELSPGTKVERVTALSKNISYAVASSDVRILSPIPGKSAIGIEIPNADKEVVALGDVLRSNAARKTEHPMVMGVGKDVEGGFVVANLAKMPHLLVAGATGAGKSSFVNSMITSILMRSTPDEVRMVMVDPKRVELTAYEGVPHLITPIITNPKKAAEALQWVVREMDTRYDDLANFGFKHIDDFNKAVKLGKVIPPAGSKRVVKAYPYLLVIVDELADLMMVAPRDVEDSIVRITQLARAAGIHLVLATQRPSVDVVTGLIKANVPSRMAFATSSVTDSRVVLDQPGAEKLLGQGDALFLPMGANKPIRVQGAWVTESEIHRVVEHVKGQLGAVYREDVTVSAPKKQIEDDIGDDMDVLLQATELVVTTQFGSTSMLQRKLRVGFAKAGRLMDLLESRGVVGPSEGSKARDVLVKPDDLAATLAAISGGEAAGGPGAAETAALAENANVNHGFEPGSPDGPVDLVAQDLEGRQQATEYYDGEGGDEDGGSEDAWSLTGR; this comes from the coding sequence ATGGCCACTCGTACTTCCCCTGCCGCGCGCGGCGGTGCTTCCGGCCGGACCACCAGCCGGAACGCCGGGGGCACCTCAGGAAAAAGCTCCGGCAAAACCCAGCCCCGGGGCAAGGCGACCGGCCGCTCCGGTACCGCCGGCAAAGCGCAGGCCGACGCCGAACAGGTGCCGCTTCCGCTGCGCGCGGTTCAGGGCGCTTGGATGGCAGTGGCCAGGCTCGCCGGTGCGGGCATCCGCAAACTCGGTGCCGACGTCAGTCCTGACCGCGACATCCGCCGGGACGGCACCGGATTCTTCCTGATTCTCACGGCGCTGGCCGTTGCCACGGTTGAGTGGTGGGCCCTGCGCGGTCCGGTGGCCGACATCATCCATGCCGGCGCGGCCGGCACCTTCGGCTGGATGGCCGTCGTCGTGCCCTTCCTGCTCCTTACCGGTGCCGTCAGGCTCTTCCGCTACCCGGAACGCCACCGCGCCAACAGCCGGATCAGCATCGGTTTGACCCTTATTCTTTTCGCCGGCTCCGGCATCACTCACATTGTGGGCGGTTCCCCCGCGCTTTCGGACGGATTTGACCGGCTGTGGGCTTCGGGCGGCATTGTCGGCTTCCTGGTGGCCGGACCGCTCTCTGCCGCGCTGACTGCGTGGCCGGTGGCGATCCTGCTCGGCTTCCTGGTGTTCGTGGGCCTGCTCATCATCACCGCCACGCCCTTCCGGCATATTCCGCTGCGCCTGCGGGGCCTGTATGAGCACCTCATGGGTCAGGACCTCGCCCCGGATGATCCCGAGGCACACGACCAGAGCTACCTCTACGAACGGGACCGCCGCCCGGCGAAGGCACCGAAAAAGAAGTCACGGATGTTCGGCCGCAATGCCGAAGCCGGTGAGGAGATCCCCGTGGAAGGCTTCGCCGGGGACGAGGCATTCGAACGTGCCGTCCTGGCCGACGAAGACGAGGAAGCGGCAGCAGCGGCCAAAGCCGAGCCTGCCGTCCCGCCGGGAGTCCGCCGCCCCACCCGGTCCGAACTGGCCACGCAGAAGATCCGCCGCGAGCAGGGACTCCCCGTGGACAACGTGTTCGACGGCGCCGAGCCGCCCACCGAAGCCATTGCCATGGTCCCCGAAGCTGCCGAGACCCTTGCCGCCCCCGTACTGCCCGCGGTGCCGCCGGTTCCGGCACGCACGGTCCGGAACCTCACCCCGGCCACGCCCATTCCGCAGCGCACTGAACAGCTGCAGCTCTCGGGTGACGTGACCTACACGCTTCCGCCGTCCGAGTTCCTGCCCGCCGGTCCGCCGGCGAAGGAGCGCTCCGAAGCCAATGACGCCGTCGTCGACGCCCTGACCAACACGCTGGACCAGTTCAAGGTCGAAGCGCACGTTACCGGTTTCAGCCGCGGACCCACGGTCACCCGCTACGAAATCGAGCTGTCCCCGGGCACCAAGGTGGAGCGGGTCACCGCCCTGTCTAAGAATATTTCCTACGCCGTCGCCTCTTCGGACGTGCGCATCCTGTCTCCGATTCCGGGCAAGAGCGCCATCGGCATCGAAATCCCGAACGCGGACAAGGAAGTGGTGGCCCTGGGCGACGTGCTGCGCTCCAATGCCGCCCGCAAGACCGAACACCCGATGGTCATGGGTGTGGGCAAGGATGTGGAGGGCGGCTTCGTGGTTGCCAACCTCGCGAAGATGCCGCACCTGCTGGTGGCCGGTGCCACCGGTGCCGGTAAGTCCTCCTTCGTGAACTCCATGATCACCTCCATTCTTATGCGCTCCACCCCGGACGAAGTGCGCATGGTGATGGTGGACCCCAAGCGCGTGGAACTGACCGCCTACGAGGGCGTGCCGCACCTGATCACTCCGATCATCACCAATCCGAAGAAGGCCGCCGAGGCCCTGCAGTGGGTGGTCCGGGAAATGGACACCCGTTATGACGACCTTGCCAACTTCGGCTTCAAGCACATTGATGACTTCAACAAGGCCGTCAAGCTCGGGAAGGTCATTCCGCCGGCCGGGTCCAAGCGTGTGGTCAAGGCTTACCCGTACCTGCTGGTGATCGTTGACGAGCTCGCTGACCTGATGATGGTTGCCCCGCGCGACGTTGAAGATTCCATTGTGCGCATCACCCAGCTTGCCCGTGCAGCAGGCATCCACCTGGTGCTCGCAACGCAGCGCCCGTCCGTGGACGTGGTCACCGGACTGATTAAGGCGAACGTGCCTTCGCGCATGGCCTTTGCCACGTCGTCGGTCACCGACTCCCGCGTGGTCCTGGACCAGCCAGGTGCTGAAAAGCTGCTGGGCCAGGGTGACGCCCTGTTCCTGCCCATGGGCGCCAACAAGCCCATCCGCGTCCAGGGTGCCTGGGTCACCGAATCGGAAATCCACCGGGTGGTGGAGCATGTCAAGGGCCAGCTGGGCGCGGTCTACCGCGAAGACGTCACCGTCAGCGCGCCCAAAAAGCAGATCGAAGACGACATTGGCGACGACATGGATGTGCTGCTGCAGGCCACGGAACTGGTGGTCACCACGCAGTTCGGTTCAACCTCCATGCTTCAGCGCAAGCTGCGTGTCGGTTTCGCCAAGGCCGGGCGCCTGATGGACCTGCTGGAGTCGCGCGGCGTCGTCGGGCCCTCCGAGGGCTCCAAGGCCCGCGACGTGCTGGTCAAGCCTGATGATCTGGCTGCCACGCTGGCGGCCATCAGCGGGGGAGAGGCCGCCGGCGGCCCCGGGGCCGCTGAAACCGCAGCGCTGGCGGAAAACGCCAACGTCAACCACGGCTTCGAACCCGGCTCTCCGGACGGCCCGGTTGACCTGGTGGCCCAGGATCTGGAGGGCCGGCAGCAGGCCACCGAGTATTACGACGGCGAAGGCGGCGACGAAGACGGCGGATCCGAGGACGCGTGGAGTCTGACCGGGCGCTGA
- the pgsA gene encoding CDP-diacylglycerol--glycerol-3-phosphate 3-phosphatidyltransferase, translating into MSNSSTGNAPLLNIANVLTVVRILMVPLFIWLLLADDGRHGLYRWLAVATFAVAIYTDKLDGDLARSRGLITDFGKIADPIADKLLIGSALVMLSALGELWWWVTIVILVREIGITLMRFVVIRYGVMAASRGGKLKTVIQTLAIFLYLLPLTTWLGSWAWWISAVVMAAALVVTVVTGIDYVIKAVQLRRSALQNPGGR; encoded by the coding sequence GTGAGCAACTCTTCTACCGGGAACGCCCCCCTTCTGAACATCGCCAACGTACTGACGGTCGTGCGGATCCTGATGGTTCCGCTTTTCATCTGGCTCCTGCTGGCGGATGACGGCCGCCATGGTCTGTACCGCTGGCTGGCGGTGGCCACATTCGCCGTCGCCATCTATACCGACAAGCTGGACGGCGATCTCGCCCGCAGCCGGGGCCTGATCACCGACTTCGGCAAGATCGCAGACCCGATTGCGGACAAACTGCTGATCGGCTCGGCCCTTGTCATGTTGTCGGCGCTGGGTGAGCTCTGGTGGTGGGTCACCATTGTGATCCTGGTCCGCGAAATCGGCATCACGCTGATGCGGTTCGTGGTGATCCGTTACGGCGTCATGGCGGCGTCGCGCGGAGGCAAGCTGAAAACCGTGATCCAGACTCTCGCGATCTTCCTGTACCTGCTGCCGCTGACAACGTGGCTTGGCAGCTGGGCCTGGTGGATCAGCGCCGTCGTGATGGCCGCCGCTCTGGTGGTCACAGTGGTCACGGGTATTGATTACGTCATCAAGGCAGTCCAGCTGCGCCGGAGTGCGCTGCAGAACCCGGGCGGCCGGTGA
- a CDS encoding CinA family protein: MTLPGGTAGTADAAAVVRAASAAGLTLATAESLTAGMVAAELGTVPGVSAVLAGGVVAYSNAVKHKALGVDAELLAAAGSVDAEVARQMADGVRRALEADVAVSTTGVAGPEPHDGKPVGCVFIAVVSAERTLVEEYLFLGDRAAIRRQTRDEALLLLARVLSDRP; this comes from the coding sequence GTGACGCTGCCCGGCGGCACGGCTGGAACCGCCGATGCTGCAGCGGTGGTGCGCGCCGCCTCGGCGGCAGGACTGACCCTGGCCACCGCCGAGTCACTGACTGCCGGCATGGTGGCCGCCGAACTCGGCACCGTCCCCGGGGTGTCCGCCGTTCTGGCCGGCGGAGTGGTGGCTTACTCGAACGCCGTGAAGCACAAAGCCCTGGGGGTCGACGCTGAGCTTTTGGCTGCCGCAGGTTCGGTCGACGCCGAGGTGGCCCGCCAAATGGCCGACGGCGTGCGCCGCGCCCTGGAGGCGGACGTGGCAGTGTCCACCACTGGAGTTGCGGGGCCCGAACCGCACGACGGGAAGCCTGTGGGCTGTGTGTTTATCGCCGTCGTATCCGCTGAACGGACCCTGGTCGAAGAATATTTGTTTTTAGGCGACAGAGCAGCCATCCGACGGCAAACACGTGACGAAGCACTGTTACTGCTTGCCCGGGTTCTGTCGGACCGGCCATGA
- a CDS encoding helix-turn-helix domain-containing protein produces MVKQPVSVNGVIRWRDVGLAEDAHREPKERKMVVLRHEIGDVLRDVRQRQGRTLREVSHSARVSLGYLSEVERGQKEASSELLSSICTALDVPLSLMLREVSDRVATAEGVAIPDTVPSEFSREFARDFPEDMARDLARTP; encoded by the coding sequence ATGGTTAAGCAACCCGTATCCGTGAACGGCGTTATTCGCTGGCGGGATGTAGGGTTGGCGGAAGATGCACACCGGGAACCAAAGGAGCGCAAAATGGTTGTTCTTCGTCATGAAATTGGCGACGTACTGCGCGATGTCCGCCAGCGTCAGGGCCGTACCCTGCGCGAGGTGTCACACAGCGCACGCGTTTCACTTGGTTACCTCAGCGAGGTGGAGCGAGGCCAAAAGGAAGCATCATCAGAACTTCTGTCCTCTATTTGCACCGCGCTTGATGTGCCCTTGTCCCTGATGCTTCGTGAGGTCAGTGACCGGGTGGCGACTGCAGAAGGCGTCGCCATACCCGATACCGTGCCGTCGGAATTCTCGCGCGAGTTTGCCCGCGATTTCCCGGAGGACATGGCTCGGGACCTGGCCCGCACTCCGTAG
- a CDS encoding MarR family winged helix-turn-helix transcriptional regulator, whose translation MTEQESSPEARHHEAAIDTLEQALSVLWRRARSNSYKVAREVHPDMEPAAYGLLVLLQKQQDMRLTDIAASIGIGKPSVSRQIVMLESLGLVQKHADPLDGRAQSISLTPAGSEALAKTQSARKELFRTLLEDWDDEELEQLGSLLTKLNHSYARER comes from the coding sequence ATGACCGAGCAGGAATCTTCCCCAGAAGCACGGCACCATGAAGCGGCCATCGACACCTTGGAGCAGGCCCTCTCGGTGTTGTGGCGCCGGGCGCGGTCCAACTCCTACAAGGTGGCCCGCGAGGTGCATCCGGATATGGAACCGGCAGCCTACGGACTGTTGGTCCTGCTGCAGAAGCAGCAGGACATGCGGCTAACGGACATTGCCGCCAGCATCGGCATCGGCAAGCCGTCCGTGAGCCGCCAGATTGTCATGCTGGAATCGCTTGGCCTGGTCCAGAAGCACGCTGACCCGCTGGACGGCCGCGCCCAGTCCATCTCTCTCACCCCTGCAGGCTCAGAGGCGCTGGCCAAGACACAGTCGGCCCGCAAAGAGTTGTTCCGGACACTGCTGGAGGATTGGGATGATGAGGAGCTGGAGCAGCTGGGGTCACTGCTGACCAAGCTCAACCACTCCTACGCCCGCGAACGGTAA
- a CDS encoding DUF3046 domain-containing protein produces the protein MRLSDFWRLMDDEFGPAYSRVLAADLVLGSLGGRTATEALSGGIEPKAVWLAVCDVQDVPAERRLGRDIQPKK, from the coding sequence ATGCGACTCAGTGATTTCTGGCGGCTCATGGATGATGAGTTTGGGCCGGCCTACTCAAGGGTGCTTGCCGCGGACCTCGTGCTCGGCTCCCTTGGCGGCAGGACGGCAACGGAAGCCCTCAGCGGGGGTATCGAACCGAAGGCTGTCTGGCTGGCGGTCTGTGATGTCCAGGATGTCCCGGCGGAACGACGCTTGGGGCGGGACATCCAGCCCAAGAAATGA
- the recA gene encoding recombinase RecA, with product MAAAVDRAKALEAALAQIDKQYGKGSIMRLGDEVRAPAETISTSSIALDLALGIGGLPRGRVVEIYGPESSGKTTLALHVVANAQKNGGIAAFIDAEHALDPIYAARLGVDTDSLLVSQPDTGEQALEIMDMLIGSGSVDVVVIDSVAALVPRAEIEGDMGDSHVGLQARLMSQALRKIAGRLSHTNTTAIFINQLREKIGVMFGSPETTTGGKALKFYASVRIDVRRIETLKEGTVPVGNRTRAKIVKNKMAPPFKQAEFDIIYGTGISREGGLIDMGVEHGFVKKSGAWFTYDGDQLGQGKENARKFLRDNPELTDELERRLREKLGIDGPATEEAPAAEAKLKAVPKNS from the coding sequence ATGGCAGCAGCAGTCGACCGCGCAAAGGCACTTGAAGCAGCGCTGGCCCAAATCGATAAGCAGTACGGCAAGGGCTCGATCATGCGGCTTGGAGACGAGGTCCGCGCTCCGGCAGAGACCATCTCCACCAGTTCGATCGCCTTGGACCTGGCACTTGGCATAGGCGGGCTTCCCCGCGGCCGCGTCGTGGAGATCTACGGCCCGGAATCCTCGGGTAAGACAACCCTGGCGCTGCACGTTGTTGCCAACGCACAGAAGAACGGCGGCATTGCCGCGTTCATCGATGCCGAGCATGCCCTGGATCCCATCTACGCTGCACGGCTCGGCGTGGATACGGACTCGCTGCTGGTGTCCCAGCCGGACACCGGTGAGCAGGCACTGGAAATCATGGACATGCTGATCGGTTCCGGTTCGGTTGACGTAGTGGTTATCGACTCCGTGGCCGCACTGGTTCCGCGTGCGGAAATTGAGGGCGACATGGGCGACAGCCATGTGGGCCTGCAGGCCCGGCTCATGAGCCAGGCACTGCGCAAGATCGCCGGACGGTTGAGCCACACCAACACCACGGCCATCTTCATCAACCAGCTCCGCGAAAAAATCGGTGTCATGTTCGGCAGCCCGGAAACCACCACGGGTGGTAAGGCGCTGAAGTTCTATGCCTCCGTGCGCATCGATGTCCGGCGCATCGAGACGCTCAAGGAAGGTACGGTTCCGGTGGGCAATCGAACCCGCGCCAAGATCGTCAAGAACAAAATGGCCCCGCCGTTCAAACAGGCTGAGTTCGACATCATCTACGGCACGGGAATCTCCCGTGAGGGTGGACTGATCGACATGGGCGTGGAGCACGGCTTCGTGAAGAAGTCCGGCGCCTGGTTCACGTACGACGGTGATCAGCTGGGCCAGGGCAAGGAAAATGCCCGCAAGTTCCTGCGCGACAACCCGGAACTGACCGATGAGCTGGAGCGCCGCCTGCGTGAAAAGCTGGGCATTGACGGACCGGCTACCGAGGAAGCTCCTGCAGCGGAAGCGAAGCTCAAGGCCGTTCCGAAGAACTCCTAG
- a CDS encoding regulatory protein RecX, whose product MQQQTSGFPPAGGSPGEPDAKPREQPRDPYGAARTIVLRQLTSAPKSRHQLAVKLAEKDIPQDVAQAVLDRFEEVRLVDDAEFARMWVDSRSRSKSLARGALKRELAEKGISGELAAEALEQVSDEDELEAARTLARRKLQPSVDLTDRAARDKQAKRLVSMLARKGYSPSVGYRVVNEIIGDVLEERPEDEW is encoded by the coding sequence GTGCAGCAGCAAACCAGTGGATTTCCCCCGGCAGGCGGTTCGCCGGGGGAGCCGGACGCGAAGCCGCGGGAGCAACCGCGTGACCCGTACGGTGCTGCCCGCACCATTGTCCTGCGGCAGCTGACGAGTGCCCCGAAGAGCCGGCACCAGCTGGCGGTGAAGCTGGCCGAAAAGGACATCCCCCAGGACGTTGCACAGGCGGTACTGGACCGTTTTGAGGAAGTTCGGCTCGTGGACGACGCTGAGTTTGCCCGCATGTGGGTGGACAGCCGGTCGCGTTCCAAGTCCCTCGCACGTGGTGCGCTGAAGCGTGAACTTGCCGAGAAGGGCATTTCGGGGGAGCTGGCAGCAGAAGCCCTGGAGCAGGTCAGCGATGAGGATGAGTTGGAAGCTGCCCGGACGCTGGCGCGCAGGAAGCTGCAGCCCTCAGTGGACCTGACGGATCGGGCAGCCCGGGACAAGCAGGCAAAGCGGCTGGTCTCCATGCTCGCCCGCAAGGGGTACTCGCCGTCGGTGGGGTACCGCGTGGTCAACGAGATCATCGGTGACGTCCTTGAAGAGCGCCCCGAGGACGAGTGGTAG
- a CDS encoding lytic transglycosylase domain-containing protein, with protein MLTLLLPGKKFTRLSLGSAVLVGVLAASAFSAVPASGTEFPSWEQVEQAKRSVESKAAQAAEIEALLGKLSAEAGSLGTKAVQASANHQRAVDEAEINSRAVEVLSAQRLEASRTASELTGQMGALAAQTYKTGGMDSSLLLLLDADAAVGAMDRLTTLQSISGRTDSLQLQAASAAQVLGSLEEREAAALDSREESVAASLQLAAEAQTAAAAADKAVQDAQERSTVLLEQLAELRDSSVQAEAQRLRGLQAEETYRAQQEARAAEEAAREAEENDAGDSSGRNPAPPPGKTEPDPVINPTPLPQVPAPQPAPLPPPAPSAPPVPQPAPVPDPLPVPSPGPVDDPVAAQAYAAGRLAGYGWGQDQFRCLVNLWQRESGWRTSANNPYSGAYGIPQSLPGDKMASVGADWRTNYRTQIEWGLGYISSRYGSPCAAWQHSEDKGWY; from the coding sequence ATGTTGACTCTGTTGCTGCCGGGCAAGAAGTTCACTCGTCTTTCCCTGGGTTCCGCCGTGCTGGTCGGGGTGCTTGCCGCCTCGGCCTTCAGTGCTGTGCCTGCCTCCGGTACAGAGTTTCCCTCGTGGGAGCAGGTGGAGCAGGCCAAGCGCAGCGTTGAATCCAAAGCAGCGCAGGCCGCTGAAATTGAAGCTCTCCTCGGTAAACTGTCGGCCGAGGCGGGAAGCCTGGGAACCAAAGCCGTACAGGCCTCGGCAAATCATCAGCGTGCCGTGGACGAGGCAGAGATCAACAGCCGGGCCGTCGAAGTACTTTCGGCCCAGAGGCTGGAAGCGTCCCGGACTGCTTCGGAGCTGACCGGACAGATGGGCGCACTGGCGGCGCAGACGTACAAGACGGGCGGAATGGATTCCAGCCTGCTCTTGCTGCTGGATGCCGATGCCGCGGTGGGGGCCATGGACCGGCTCACCACGCTGCAGAGTATTTCCGGCCGCACTGACAGCCTCCAGCTGCAGGCCGCCTCGGCTGCGCAGGTGCTGGGCAGCCTTGAGGAGCGTGAAGCTGCCGCCCTGGACAGCCGGGAAGAATCAGTTGCCGCGTCCCTGCAGCTGGCTGCTGAGGCGCAAACAGCTGCGGCTGCAGCTGACAAGGCAGTACAAGATGCCCAGGAGCGCAGCACCGTGCTGCTCGAGCAGCTCGCCGAGCTGCGGGACAGCAGTGTGCAGGCCGAAGCGCAGCGGCTAAGGGGGCTTCAGGCCGAAGAGACCTATCGCGCGCAGCAGGAAGCGCGGGCCGCCGAAGAAGCCGCCAGGGAGGCTGAAGAAAACGACGCCGGAGACAGCAGCGGCAGGAATCCGGCTCCGCCGCCCGGTAAAACTGAGCCCGATCCGGTGATTAATCCCACTCCGCTGCCTCAGGTCCCAGCACCCCAACCAGCACCGCTGCCACCTCCTGCACCATCTGCTCCTCCAGTCCCACAGCCTGCTCCCGTACCGGATCCGCTGCCCGTGCCCTCTCCCGGGCCGGTTGACGACCCGGTCGCCGCCCAGGCCTACGCTGCCGGACGGCTGGCCGGCTATGGCTGGGGACAGGATCAGTTTCGGTGTCTGGTGAACCTGTGGCAGCGGGAGTCCGGCTGGCGGACCAGCGCAAATAACCCCTACAGCGGGGCGTACGGGATTCCCCAGTCACTGCCCGGAGACAAGATGGCCAGCGTTGGTGCAGACTGGCGCACCAACTATCGGACCCAGATCGAGTGGGGTCTGGGGTACATCAGCTCCCGGTACGGCAGCCCCTGTGCCGCTTGGCAGCACTCCGAAGACAAAGGGTGGTATTGA